CCAGGACCGCCCAGGGCAAGAGCCATCCCTGGAGGAGTTCCCTACGGAAGCTGAGGCCCACGGCCACCCCGGCTAGGAGTTGGGCCGTCACGTCCAGACCCGCTGGCGTGGGGACGGGAGCCGACGAGAGGACCTGGTAAAGGCCTGCGCCCAGCATGGCCCCCACCACCGCTCCCCCGGGGAGGCCCAAGCGGTGAAAGGCTATGCCCACGAGGAGTCCCATGAGAAGAGGGCGTAGGAGCTCCATGCACTTGGGTATATCCCTGACAGGCGGTCGGGGGCAAGGCCGGGGGTATAGCCCCTTCCGTGAAAGAGGCTCCCCCAGGGGCTTGTGCCCTCGGCAACGAGCGGGAAAAAAACGAAAAAGCCTTGTCCGAGAAGGGGTCTTGGCGTATAGTCCCCCTTGTAGGCATAACCGAGGAGGTGAAGGCGATGCGTAAGGGAACGGCGTGGCTTTTGGTTTTGCTCGGGGCTTGGGCTTTGGGGCAGCAGTCCCGGCCAGCCTCTGACCCTGGGGTGGTGGAGGCAGCCCGCAAGGAGGGGCGGCTCATCATCTACTCGGCCACGGACCAGGCGAGCGCCCAAGCTCTGTTGGACGACTTCCGCCGTCTGTACCCGTTCATCCAGATTGAGTACAACGATTTGGGGACGCAGGCCATTTACGACCGTTTTGTGAGCGAAACGGCGGCCGGGGCGCGGAGTGCGGACCTCCTCTGGTCTAGCGCCATGGAACTCCAGGTGAAGCTGGCGAGCGAGGGGTACGCCTTGCCCTACGACTCCCCCGAGGCCAAGAACTGGCCGGCCAACGCGCGCCTGGAGAACCTCGCCTACGGCACGACCCTCGAGCCGGCGGTGGTGGTTTTTAACCGCCGCTTCCTCAAGCCGGAGGAGGTCCCCACCACCCGCGAGGGCCTGGTGCGCCTCCTGCAGGAGCCCAGGATGCGGGGGCGGGTGGCCACCTGGGACCCCGAGCGGAGCGCCGTGGGCTTCACCATCCTTAAGGCGGACTACGACCAGTACCCGGCCTTCCAAAACCTGGTGCGGGCCTTTGGCCGAGCCCAGGCCGCCCTCTATTCCTCCACGGGAGCGGCCTTTGAAAAGGTTATCTCCGGGGAGCATTACAGAAAAGGGGGTGTGGGGGCCATAACGCCCCGGTTTTCAAACCGGGGATACATGGACCCCCACGCGCTCCTTCGGAGCGCATAGCGGGATAAACGAAAAGCGCG
The Thermus sp. LT1-2-5 genome window above contains:
- a CDS encoding AbrB family transcriptional regulator; amino-acid sequence: MELLRPLLMGLLVGIAFHRLGLPGGAVVGAMLGAGLYQVLSSAPVPTPAGLDVTAQLLAGVAVGLSFRRELLQGWLLPWAVLAGLGFLALALALAFLYARLLGLSPHTLFFALSPGGITGMGPLNRAEGGDAGLVGLFHTVRVFLLFLLVPLLARLLGGNAR
- a CDS encoding extracellular solute-binding protein, whose protein sequence is MRKGTAWLLVLLGAWALGQQSRPASDPGVVEAARKEGRLIIYSATDQASAQALLDDFRRLYPFIQIEYNDLGTQAIYDRFVSETAAGARSADLLWSSAMELQVKLASEGYALPYDSPEAKNWPANARLENLAYGTTLEPAVVVFNRRFLKPEEVPTTREGLVRLLQEPRMRGRVATWDPERSAVGFTILKADYDQYPAFQNLVRAFGRAQAALYSSTGAAFEKVISGEHYRKGGVGAITPRFSNRGYMDPHALLRSA